A region from the Vulpes lagopus strain Blue_001 chromosome 5, ASM1834538v1, whole genome shotgun sequence genome encodes:
- the MFSD9 gene encoding major facilitator superfamily domain-containing protein 9 isoform X1: MPRQESGAGAEARAGGPGAVGARRFLLCLYLVGFLDLFGVSMVVPLLSLHVKSLGASPTVAGIVGSSYGILQLFSSTLVGCWSDVVGRRSSLLVCILFSALGYLILGASTNVFLFALARIPVGIFKHTLSISRALLSDLVSEKERPLVIGQFNAASSVGFILGPMVGGYLTELDGGFYLTAFICCCVFLLNAGLVWLFPWREAKLSGTEQGRPAGDNPAPWGRTDPPEQQTATLRWSTASTRPAGPPWAEVASTLRDMKSLIFSEMWDIFAVRLLMAVAVMLYYSNFVLALEERFGVRPRAAGCLISYSSALGALGGLALGPLLRLYGHDGRAVLLRSSALTCLLLLLHAAARSAALAALCTSLLAVSTAVGRTCVTDLQLAAGGARAGGTVIGVGQSVTAVGRIVAPLLSGLAQEVSPCGPPSLGAALALVAIFLMSLNRARHRGGGRDKLKSE; the protein is encoded by the exons ATGCCGAGGCAGGAGTCGGGGGCCGGGGCTGAGGCGCGGGCAGGCGGCCCCGGTGCCGTCGGAGCCCGCCGCTTCCTGCTGTGTCTTTACCTGGTGGGCTTCTTG GATTTGTTTGGTGTCAGCATGGTCGTCCCTTTATTGAGCCTTCATGTCAAGTCTCTTGGAGCAAGTCCAACAGTTGCTGGAATAGTAG GCTCCTCCTATGGCATTTTGCAGCTCTTTTCCAGCACATTGGTG GGCTGCTGGAGTGATGTGGTTGGAAGACGATCTTCCTTGCTGGTGTGCATTCTGTTCAGTGCCCTGGGTTATCTGATTCTTGGAGCATCCACCAATGTGTTCCTGTTTGCCCTTGCTAGAATCCCTGTGG gtatttttaaacatacactCTCCATTTCAAGGGCTCTGCTTTCTGATCTGGTTTCAGAGAAAGAACGGCCGCTAGTAATCGGACAATTCAATGCAGCATCTAGTGTGGGCTTCATCTTGGGCCCCATGGTTGGTGGATATCTTACTGAGTTAGACGGTGGATTTTATCTGACAGCCTTCATCTGTTGTTGTGTCTTCCTTCTCAATGCTG GTCTTGTTTGGCTGTTTCCCTGGCGTGAAGCAAAGCTCTCCGGGACGGAGCAAGGCCGGCCGGCCGGTGACAACCCTGCTCCCTGGGGGAGGACGGACCCTCCCGAGCAGCAGACAGCCACCCTGCGCTGGAGCACCGCCAGCACCAGGCCTGCCGGGCCGCCCTGGGCGGAGGTCGCGTCCACCCTGCGCGACATGAAGAGCCTGATATTTTCCGAAATGTGGGACATCTTCGCGGTGCGCTTGCTGATGGCCGTGGCGGTGATGCTCTACTACAGTAACTTCGTGCTGGCCCTGGAGGAGCGCTTCGGGGTGCGGCCGCGGGCGGCGGGCTGCCTCATCAGCTACAGCAGCGCCCTGGGCGCCCTGGGCGGCCTGGCGCTGGGCCCGCTCCTGCGGCTGTACGGGCACGACGGGCGCGCCGTCCTGCTGCGCTCGAGCGCGCTCacctgcctgctgctgctgctgcacgCCGCCGCCCGCTCGGCCGCCCTGGCCGCGCTCTGCACCTCGCTGCTGGCCGTCTCCACGGCCGTGGGCAGGACCTGCGTCACCGACCTGCAGCTGGCcgccggcggggcgcgggccggcgGCACGGTCATCGGCGTGGGGCAGTCGGTGACGGCCGTGGGCCGGATCGTCGCCCCGCTCCTCTCGGGGCTTGCGCAGGAGGTGAGCCCGTGCGGGCCCCCCAGCCTCGGAGCTGCCCTGGCCCTGGTGGCCATTTTCCTGATGTCTCTGAACAGAGCCCGCCACCGTGGCGGCGGGAGGGACAAATTAAAAAGTGAGTAG
- the MFSD9 gene encoding major facilitator superfamily domain-containing protein 9 isoform X2: protein MPRQESGAGAEARAGGPGAVGARRFLLCLYLVGFLDLFGVSMVVPLLSLHVKSLGASPTVAGIVGSSYGILQLFSSTLVGCWSDVVGRRSSLLVCILFSALGYLILGASTNVFLFALARIPVEKERPLVIGQFNAASSVGFILGPMVGGYLTELDGGFYLTAFICCCVFLLNAGLVWLFPWREAKLSGTEQGRPAGDNPAPWGRTDPPEQQTATLRWSTASTRPAGPPWAEVASTLRDMKSLIFSEMWDIFAVRLLMAVAVMLYYSNFVLALEERFGVRPRAAGCLISYSSALGALGGLALGPLLRLYGHDGRAVLLRSSALTCLLLLLHAAARSAALAALCTSLLAVSTAVGRTCVTDLQLAAGGARAGGTVIGVGQSVTAVGRIVAPLLSGLAQEVSPCGPPSLGAALALVAIFLMSLNRARHRGGGRDKLKSE, encoded by the exons ATGCCGAGGCAGGAGTCGGGGGCCGGGGCTGAGGCGCGGGCAGGCGGCCCCGGTGCCGTCGGAGCCCGCCGCTTCCTGCTGTGTCTTTACCTGGTGGGCTTCTTG GATTTGTTTGGTGTCAGCATGGTCGTCCCTTTATTGAGCCTTCATGTCAAGTCTCTTGGAGCAAGTCCAACAGTTGCTGGAATAGTAG GCTCCTCCTATGGCATTTTGCAGCTCTTTTCCAGCACATTGGTG GGCTGCTGGAGTGATGTGGTTGGAAGACGATCTTCCTTGCTGGTGTGCATTCTGTTCAGTGCCCTGGGTTATCTGATTCTTGGAGCATCCACCAATGTGTTCCTGTTTGCCCTTGCTAGAATCCCTGTGG AGAAAGAACGGCCGCTAGTAATCGGACAATTCAATGCAGCATCTAGTGTGGGCTTCATCTTGGGCCCCATGGTTGGTGGATATCTTACTGAGTTAGACGGTGGATTTTATCTGACAGCCTTCATCTGTTGTTGTGTCTTCCTTCTCAATGCTG GTCTTGTTTGGCTGTTTCCCTGGCGTGAAGCAAAGCTCTCCGGGACGGAGCAAGGCCGGCCGGCCGGTGACAACCCTGCTCCCTGGGGGAGGACGGACCCTCCCGAGCAGCAGACAGCCACCCTGCGCTGGAGCACCGCCAGCACCAGGCCTGCCGGGCCGCCCTGGGCGGAGGTCGCGTCCACCCTGCGCGACATGAAGAGCCTGATATTTTCCGAAATGTGGGACATCTTCGCGGTGCGCTTGCTGATGGCCGTGGCGGTGATGCTCTACTACAGTAACTTCGTGCTGGCCCTGGAGGAGCGCTTCGGGGTGCGGCCGCGGGCGGCGGGCTGCCTCATCAGCTACAGCAGCGCCCTGGGCGCCCTGGGCGGCCTGGCGCTGGGCCCGCTCCTGCGGCTGTACGGGCACGACGGGCGCGCCGTCCTGCTGCGCTCGAGCGCGCTCacctgcctgctgctgctgctgcacgCCGCCGCCCGCTCGGCCGCCCTGGCCGCGCTCTGCACCTCGCTGCTGGCCGTCTCCACGGCCGTGGGCAGGACCTGCGTCACCGACCTGCAGCTGGCcgccggcggggcgcgggccggcgGCACGGTCATCGGCGTGGGGCAGTCGGTGACGGCCGTGGGCCGGATCGTCGCCCCGCTCCTCTCGGGGCTTGCGCAGGAGGTGAGCCCGTGCGGGCCCCCCAGCCTCGGAGCTGCCCTGGCCCTGGTGGCCATTTTCCTGATGTCTCTGAACAGAGCCCGCCACCGTGGCGGCGGGAGGGACAAATTAAAAAGTGAGTAG